In Nitrospirota bacterium, a genomic segment contains:
- a CDS encoding LPS-assembly protein LptD: MCIGSVIYEDKEAIIRADKIELNLDTKLGIIYNGNILFKSQNYHVTGEKIERLGEDTYHLDKALITTCDACPPEWNFTGKDVSIKLEDRIKARDVAFYIKGVPVLYSPYFWAPITKERQTGFLFPLLGHSNTKGFRIKEGFFWAIADNRDLTLYLDYYSKRGVGEALQYRYLESPETNGELFVYHMRDSHLNKNFLEVKALHNQELPYDASGYLNLQMVNESDFYKEYSLNLEERLGKYLESNLHISRPFSGGRVYFLGQYRQSLEGSSGEIPQSLPELGFVLNTTRLGPGFFNLNITGNNFWRDEGQRGQRLDINPNFYATFGIQRTITFSQRIGLRETLYALKEPDTSPNRNLFESQSILSTKLFKRYTPFLHIIEPSIEYSYIPSADQKHRPGFDSKDLISKTSLVSYSLTNRFAGKEREALIRFSNGYSLLDVDRPFTPVSAEAAFMSNNLQLKINAAYDI, encoded by the coding sequence GTGTGCATTGGCAGTGTTATATATGAAGATAAAGAAGCCATTATCAGGGCTGATAAAATAGAATTAAACCTGGATACAAAGCTCGGCATCATTTATAACGGAAACATCCTTTTTAAATCCCAGAACTATCATGTCACAGGTGAAAAAATAGAAAGGCTCGGCGAAGATACTTATCACCTGGATAAGGCATTAATCACAACCTGCGATGCATGCCCGCCTGAGTGGAACTTTACAGGCAAGGATGTCTCCATAAAACTTGAAGATAGAATAAAGGCGCGGGACGTAGCATTTTATATAAAGGGCGTGCCTGTCCTGTACTCGCCATATTTCTGGGCGCCAATAACAAAAGAGCGGCAGACAGGCTTTCTCTTTCCACTCTTAGGGCATAGCAATACAAAGGGATTCAGGATAAAAGAAGGTTTTTTCTGGGCAATTGCAGACAATAGGGACCTGACCCTGTATTTAGACTATTACAGCAAAAGGGGAGTAGGCGAGGCCCTCCAATACCGCTATTTAGAAAGCCCTGAGACAAATGGAGAGCTCTTTGTTTACCACATGAGGGACAGTCATTTAAACAAAAACTTCCTTGAGGTCAAAGCACTTCATAACCAGGAACTGCCCTATGATGCATCGGGGTATTTAAATCTTCAGATGGTTAATGAAAGCGACTTTTATAAAGAGTACAGCCTGAACCTGGAAGAAAGGCTCGGTAAATATCTCGAATCAAACCTCCATATATCCAGGCCATTTTCAGGAGGAAGGGTCTATTTTCTTGGCCAGTATAGACAGAGCCTGGAAGGCTCATCTGGAGAAATCCCCCAGAGCCTTCCAGAGCTTGGTTTTGTGCTTAATACAACAAGATTGGGCCCGGGTTTTTTCAATCTCAATATAACAGGAAACAACTTCTGGAGAGATGAAGGACAGCGAGGCCAGAGGCTTGATATAAACCCGAATTTTTATGCGACTTTCGGCATCCAAAGGACAATCACATTCTCGCAGAGGATAGGATTGAGGGAGACTTTATATGCCCTGAAGGAACCAGATACAAGCCCAAACAGGAATCTTTTTGAATCACAGTCCATCCTCAGCACAAAACTGTTTAAAAGATACACTCCATTCCTTCATATCATCGAACCATCCATCGAATACTCCTACATCCCATCGGCTGATCAGAAACACCGGCCTGGTTTTGACTCAAAAGACCTTATTTCAAAAACAAGCCTGGTCTCTTATTCCCTTACCAATAGATTCGCAGGCAAAGAGAGAGAAGCCCTCATCAGGTTTTCCAATGGATACAGTCTGCTTGATGTGGACAGGCCATTTACACCGGTTTCAGCAGAAGCAGCCTTTATGAGCAATAATCTACAGCTCAAAATAAATGCAGCATACGATATTTAG